A single genomic interval of Penaeus vannamei isolate JL-2024 chromosome 33, ASM4276789v1, whole genome shotgun sequence harbors:
- the LOC138867958 gene encoding uncharacterized protein, giving the protein MYSPDHTEQYANVLQNLKDDDSIVIARPDKGKGIVILNKISNILADSSKFKLLNVDLSSHLHKLEDKLNRLLRPIKETINEATYNSILASGSRPGCLYGLPKVHKTGTPLRPIVSSINTFNYNLAKFLVKIIEPLTTNEYTTANSLEFVNEIKQLNIDDSTITASFDVESLFTNVPLSETTQIITDTTSDKSLLHFGLN; this is encoded by the coding sequence aTGTATAGCCCAGACCACACAGAACAATATGctaatgttcttcaaaatttaaaagacgaTGATAGCATTGTGATAGcaagaccagacaaaggaaaaggcataGTAATCCTTAACAAAATATCTAACATTCTTGCAGACTCGTCAAAATTCAAACTCCTAAATGTTGACCTAAGCAGCCATCTCCACAAACTTGAAGATAAATTAAACAGACTCTTACGACCTATTAAAGAAACCATTAATGAAGCcacatataattccattctcGCTTCTGGCTCTCGTCCTGGTTGTTTATATGGACTCCCTAAAGTTCATAAGACTGGTACACCTCTGAGGCCTATTGTTTCATCAATTAACACTTTTaattataaccttgctaaattcctagttaaaatcatagaaccccttaccactaatgagtacaccactgccaactccttggaatttgtaaatgaaattaaacaactcaacattgatgATTCTACAATAACGGCAAGTTTTGATGTTGAAtctctattcactaacgttcctctgtcagaaaccacCCAGATTATCACAGATACCACATCTGACAAGTCTTTGTTACACTTTGGTCTCAACTAA